The Pseudopipra pipra isolate bDixPip1 chromosome 10, bDixPip1.hap1, whole genome shotgun sequence genome includes the window TGCTGATGTGAAAATTTAtaggtaaaacaaaataaagtatCTACAAGGAGCTAATTtttcaaaaagatttttctgGAACAGATTTTCCAAATTTATGAAAAATGCATGTCTGACTTGGAAAATGTCTGTcctcagaaaaattaaacactTATAAATCAGCTATTCCAGAAATCACCAACATGATATGGATTCACTTAGGACTTAAGATACCACATAGCCAGTTCTGGAAGAGGCACAGAGATGAAACAAAGTAACTTTTCACATGTCTGTTCTTCCACCAAACAAATAATCCCAAGGACTGTTATGCAAAGCCTACATATCAATATCCTTACTTTATGGAAGGTGAAGATTAGAAGGATACTGCACACAGTTTAAAATTTCCCCAAAACAAAATCattaatgagaaagaaaatcattaGATGCCAGTAAACCCCTAAATCCTCTCCTACCAAACAAATCAAAGTTTTCAATAGTCTCAATATTACTTCAGGACCTTTCATTGGTTATGGATTCTCAGGTGATCCTGATAGATCGATCCAATAGGGCAGGTCCAAATTTAATGCAGGGGTTTTTGACTGGACAGAATTTCTGCCCCAGTTACTGACCTCTTATCTATTCAAAACTAAATTATGCAATTTGGTCTACAAAGGGACACTCCAACTCCTGTAACTTGCCCTGAGTATGTAAGAGCAATGCCATGAGAGCTACAGTTATGGTTCATTTCAAATCAGTTGGCAGTTACTAATTAAGCATGTTGTGTTCTAGGACATGAATTTCTGGAGATTACTACTTGTTTTCTATTATCATTTAAGTGCTGTGAAATTGTTCTATGTAGAGGACACTGTAGAGGTTTAGACAAGGCAGCAAGCTAAGCTTCCATAAAATTATGAAATGGTTTTTGAccttatttctgaattttttataCTCTCTCTACCCCAAAGATATTTCTGCAATAATGCAACTGAAAAACAGCAGCACCCAACCTCTGAAATCATGTTTTTCCTCTACCATAGACACTATGATATGCTTATGGCTTGACTTCATACATAATGCTCTTTCGTTAttcttttataataaaataaacagtagGATTAAACATAATCAcaaataaaaactgtttttgtAATACAaaagtttatatttttcagaagaatgtttttaatgCACTCAAAACTTTGGGTTTATACTTGTAGCAATGCCATGCAGTGACCTCTCAGCTCACAAATAAAATTGCATTTGGAACAGAGCACTCTGCAGGTCTTTTGTCTTTTATCCTGGGCTTCCTTGTTTCAGTCAACTGGCAGCAAGGCATAAAGCAATAAAACCAGTGTTTAACCTGAGTAAGATCTAAATTCTCCTTCAGGTCTAGGAAATGTTCTATCTGCTATATCATAGCATCTGACAAGGACTGTGTCAGTAttgctgcactttttttttaatcttcctgaAAAGTGGGAAATTGTATATAAACTGTGATTTGGCAGTTTGTGGGGTTTGTATCTGTACTTCACATATATTCTCCAATATGATTTGCAGTTATAAAATACTATACAGGAAGAGTACTGATTTGCAAATAGAATTCTAAAAATCAACTGCCAAAGAAGAGAAAGGCCCTGTTCTCACAGAGGAAGGGGTGGGTGAATTGTACTGGCAGATCAGAGCACACAGGAAAATAGAGGGAGATGATCAGCAAGACTGCAGGATAGTGACATCCCATAAAATTTGTGGAATACCAGATAATAGTTTTATCAGAACTCAGAAGAGTGACTAAACCAGGCAGAATGGAGCAGGGTGGAAATGGCAAGCAAACACTGGAATGCTGTTTTTGCTTATGAAGCCCTTGGCACTACTGTGTGTTAGTCTGGTTACTTTGTGGAAAACACACATCCCTTTTCCTTGTCCATCAACTTTTGTTATCTTCCTTCCAATACTCAGTAACACCTTCTGGGAacagtatttcagttttttattttgacatgTGCCCAAAACAGAGGGTGTTAAGGAAAAAGAAGACTGTAGCCTCAAGACTTAATTTTGTAGCCCTGACACTCCACCTGGATACCAGCTAACACTGGTAACTACTCATGCCTCACCATACATTTCAGAGAGTCCAAACCTCTTCTCCTAACTTTGAAACATTAAAAGCACTTACCCTGGAGCAATTAAATGAACAGCCACCAGCTCTGCCCAACAAGCATATTTACTGGACAGCCGCAGTCCAAGGACAGTGCTGACTCTTCCTGGATTGTAATGGTTGTTAAGAACTTTCAAAGCAAACAAGACTCCTGCAAACAAGAGGAAATCACATAAAGAGAGAGGTACTTGTGcacaaataataaagaaatgcaaGCAATTTAGCTAAGGAACTTGAAGTACCATGCAGTTCCACAGCACCATGAAGCATATTGTTGCATGCCAGAACAAGAGTTCTAAGCTGGTTTTTcagtgacttaaaaaaaaaggatataaaaatgATGTATTTGTATAACAGCCAATTCCAGGTAGCTTTTCAATATGCCTACTCACTGTAGCTATTCAGGTATTCAAAacaatacaaattttaaaatgggAGTTCCAGTTGAAATAATTGACAAAATTAGtgaactcaaaaaaaaaaatctgtgagtTGAGAAAAGCCATCACTGAAAACAAGACAAACAGATATGTGTGAAGCTCAACAGTAGGCCGAAATTCTAAATTAATGGGAAGTCATCTTACATATACTCCAGAATCacttgtttctgaaaaaaaaagtagacaaATCACCTTTAAACACAGTAAATAATCATTCATTTCTAATTAACTGCAATTGTTTCATCATGCAAGCAACAGCTGATACAATGGAAGGAATTCAGAGAACTTATTGGAAGTTACAAGCATTTGTGAAAAAAGTTCCTCTCAAGAGAAAGCTCACAGTGGTCTGataaaaaccctgaaaaatcaACCAGTACAAGTTTTGACAGGGACACATCGACATTGGCACAGGCAGCCAAACCCCTCAGGGAAAAGGGATTTGTACTCAGGGCCCCTAAAGCCACCACAGAGGCCAATATTAGAACTGGGCATGACTTGTTACCCAAGGGTGGGTGATCAGAAAATATCTGAAGCTCCAAATGAACAACAACCAGGATGTTCCAACTAGTACCCACTGGAACACAACAAAGAAACCCTCAGAGGTGTTGAAGCACCTCAGAAGTTAAAAAGAAGGGCTTGCCTTCCAAGGCTAGATCCCAGTGACAGCAAGGAAAACCCCTACTTTTCTAGAAGAACAGTGATACTTTTCCATTTGActgctcctttttttaaagagaaggaGTTCACTGAGTTATCTCCTAATCCCGGATGTCCTGAAGGAGAAGACAAGACCATTACTGGAAGGAAGTTGACCAAAATCAGATGCTTGGATGTTTCTAGCAGAAGCAAATCTAGGGGAGTCTCTCCAAAGACAGGCATGAATAATTTGTAATTGAAGATACAAATTTTAAACTGGAAGGTTTTTCTAGAAGCCATCTAATGAGCATTATTgacagcagaaaatgaaaacccTCAGACTTCAATCAATCAGTGATATTAACCAAGAAACACAGTTCTACCAGGATGAACATAGTTTTCATGTTCTCAAGTCACTGTTGGTCACAAAAACAGGACCTGAATTAAGTGATGTTCATACCCAGAGTACAggctttaaatgaaaaaataggaAAGCTTTACTAACATGACAATCATACATATAGGGAAATGGACACCCACCCATTCTCTGCAgttaacaattatttttatatagcaCCTAtagataattaattttatacATGCAAATTGGACCAACTTTGTGTCTTACCTGAAAAACCTACACCACAACTCATTTCATAGGAAGGGTCATCCAGAATTTTCACAAGCAGGAATTCCAGCACCACATAAACAACTCCAATCAGCACTGAAAACACTGCAATTACGTAGGCAAACCATACGCTCTTAagctttttttccagcattatCCCCTTCCAAAGCATGGAAATCATGTTATAATACAAATGCCAGTCATCTGCATGGTGGAAAGGAGAAAGCAGCAAACGCTGCCAGTTCTTTTTGTAGATGGCTTCATTTACACTGATGCACACTTCAGTCAGTGGCCTCACAGgattcagaaagagaaaaacattcagTGCAAGTACCCCAAGGGTAACAGGAGGAATGTTCTGGAGTCCAACTTGAGAAATTTGATAAAGCAGCAAAAGCAGTCCAGCATTGACTCTTTCCCGCCTTCGTTGCATTATTACTTCTTATTCATGGGAATATGAAGATTATTCTGATTTCTAGTCTTTTGTTCAATTTCAAACCCATAAAAGTTCtggaaattctgaaagaaaagagataaCTTGTTATACACATATAGGGGTGTTTTCAAGCTCATCACTGaccttttttttaagcactACAAATTTATCAAGGTAATCAGCTGAGACCTCTTTTTTATATCAGAAGATAAACTtgagaaggaaaatgagaatttttaaaatatgagatACAAATAAAGAGATTTATACATATAATCCAGACGAGCATTGTGATAAAAAGCAGCCTGCAACCTCACTTTCACATCCCAGGACAGGCTTTAATTAAACCATAAAATACCTGAGTGTTCTAGATATGTTCTCATTAATGTCCTGATTCACTCAGAATTACTAaactttcaggaaggaaaacagttaaaaattcTCTAGTCTCTGTTTTCAGGCTTCCTATCTTTgctacatatttattttttccatgacCATTTTGCAACTTTTACAAATATTCAAAACAAGCTAAGcatgaaaattaaaagttaCAACTTCAAAAAGTAACAGAGACACAGCTAAGTACTCCTAAATGTAAGCTTTGAAAATTGTTACTGCTTTCCTAGGGATTACAACAAAGAGTTTAGTTTAAAAGTATgtgatggagaaaggaaaactgtAGGAAGAAATCATATACAAGAGCAGCACATAAAATTTCCAGAGTTACAGCAATATTTTCATCTCTCCTTATTTATGCCAGAAAAAACAGGGGATTAAAAAGGGCTACAGCAGTAGGAGATCTGGCCAGAAACAGAGTCACTGTGACAGAAACTgagaagagaggagggaggaaggtgcACTGGAGAACAGAGCACAAGGTGATGTGGATATTCCAGAGTGGAACCACCTGTGGAATACAGGAGGAGACACAGAATTTCCAACAGGTTCCAAGGGCTACCCCAACTCAGCCAGTCCTGTTTTGAGTTCTGACAACTCTGCAAGGTGGTACAACAATAGCATGGCCACCCCTCACCTCCAGGATGTCAGTTCTCTGCAGAACTACTGAAGACACACAACACACTATTCCACATGTAAACATCAGTTATGTAGAACCACCAATATACAGTTACTCTTCAAAACTTTGCCACCAGGTTTCAAATGAAACTTCCTGAAATACCCAGATATACACAAATTCTCATCTCAACACAACATTAACCTTCTCTTCACTACATAAAAACTAGTTAAACTTGCTAATATATTAactttatttaaattcttttccaATTCATTGTATCAAACGCCTCCTctgtaacatttttatttgataAACACACAACAACCTAATTCTTCTAGAGGACAGCACAAAAAATTACACCTTTATTAAGGACAACTCAAGATGCAAAATTTAACCTTCCACATTATGTCTGTTAGAATTTACTAAGCTTCACATTTCTACAGACCACTGGTGTGCCTGCGAACACCTCACTAAACACTTTTAGTCAGGTATTCAGAGTATCATTAATAATTTGGTCGGGTTGCACCACACAGAGTAAGTGAGCacatggaaaagaaggaaagcacTTCTGAATGATGTTATCCTGAAACAGCAAAAGGACCTGTGAGAGCTGCACAGGGCTGAACATCAGAGATGACCAGCTGAGGGCCAGCCCACCTCCTCTGCTTAGATTTAAGTGAGAGGAGCACATACTTCCATGCTAATTCACACATGTAACCAATTAACGCCATTTCTTACAGTTAAGTATTCTAGTCTCTGCATTTCTCTTGAAATTACATTTATGTTTATTATAGCAatctaagagaagaaaaaaacaacttggtTGGGGTTTGTATCCTCAAAACAACTGTAGTAAAACAGAATGCAAGTAAAATGTCTTTGCTACATTACAACAAAAGTCACCGCATTTTTTCCCATGATCTTATCTTGGAGATGCTACATAATATCCAAGCCTTGTCCAGAACTCAGTGGAAGATGCAGAAAGGGGCTTTTATACCAGGCCTCTGGAACCCAGAACTAACTACACTGGTGCCTTCAAAAACCAGCTTCTAATCCTCTCATTTAACTCCAGAGGCCACAGCTGTTGCCCCCACAAAGTTCAAATGAGCCAGCCTGCTAAAGTGTAAATTGATCGTTGCAGAGAATTGACACCATCAGCCTTGGACGCTAAAGTcaacattacaaaaaaaatacttagTTAATCAAAAGTTTAATCAATGTTGTTATCTTTTCCCACACTACTTGCTCTGCTATCAGGTATACTGACATCCCCAAACTATTCTCATATTCCCCTGCCCAGACCTCTGGCTTTTCTTGTACCACTGACACAGCTGCATTTCTTCTATCACAAAATAGTCAACATAAAAACTTTTAGAATTTAAAAGCCATTTGAACACAACTTATATGGAAACCTCAAAATCTTGCCATACCACATTGTTCAAATTGCCAAATGCTACAGTCTTACATTTTAAAGTTTCCATCTCCCTTTTGATACtcttaaattgtattttaacaTACATGCACCTAAGAAATGAACCTTATACAACACAAAACCATGCAACAATCATGTAACATGACTGGGAATGGTTTACACCATGATTAGAGCAGTGCTAGGTATTATAAATCATTCCCATTACTGGGAACAATCAAAAATGTCAGCCAAGGCACATTATGTGTTCGActgtaagggaaaaaaagatataagaaagaaaacagtagtTACTTGAGAGCCTCCTGGAATGCAACTCTCAGAAAATATATAGAGCTTTCAACTGTTCGGACATTCCTTCTCAACCCCTACTCTGTTTATTAAAAGTCTAATGAGGCTTGAAACAATGAAGcactctttcctttttctttctttgaaaacatgCCACCCACTTCAAAATGTACAAATTTCCAGAATAGACCTGAACTGGACATTTGTCTTGCATCCAGGCTGCCACGTGTCTGCATTTTTGTCACCTACTCAAGATAAATGTCTGAACTAAGCATTCTtggaatttgtttgtttgttttgtactAACTTAGTGTTGTAAAAcatttaaacttttatttttactgtgacAACCCCCCTCGCTCACTTGGCAACCATAAAATATTATGACTTCATATTATTGAAAAATCATGtaataaagtaaatattttagtaaataccagttaaaatgaaatgttatgCTGTCTTTTCCCACAGCTATAATTTGACTCCAGAAAAGAATCTTCTTGTACCCTTGCTACCCCCAAAATGGACAGAACTACCCTGAAATTTTGATTTATGTTTATGTGAAACCCAGTACACTCCAGAAAAAATTACACATTCTGTCTATGTGTCCAGATTAGAGCTAGACCAATGTAAAAAACACTGGGAACACATGAAGGGTGAATATCAGATCCTGAGCACAAACCATTCCACACTACAGATGAGTCTCAACAAGCCCCCACCACTTGTCTGTGAAGACACAGTCTCAGAGTACAAAGGCTTATCCAGGTATACACAGAAACAGAGTTTTTAGGACAAAAGACGAGTCCTGcaaaggaagcaaaagcaaaTTGTAACCCATTTTACTGTGGCCCTCAAACTTGGAAGGGAGTGGGGGAAAggcataacagaaaaaaaaaacaacgcAAGAAAACAATCTAAAAATATGAAACTAAATGAATCATCCTGTTTATATTTAATATGTATGCAAGGAGAAGGTCAGCCACAAGCTGTCAGCCACAATAAGCTTTGAAATGTACACTCAATTACACAGTTCAAAACAAAGACAAGGTTCTGACTtcattataaaattaattacttcaTAAAGAATGACTTCTGCATTCATCAAATGTGCCTTTAAAGAGCATAACATGCTTTCATTCACAAAGGAACACTGAATGGTGAACTGAAAAGGCACAGCTTCTCAGAATTTGGTAGGAGAAGTCGCATATCTTCCAtacaaaagttttaaaagaatttaagtCAATAACTACCTTgttgaaagaaaacaatacaaaattaaatatcAGTCTTTTTATTATGTAACATTTTAAACTTCATTCAAAGTTCTCTGTGAGAATAAGGAAGTTCTTCTGCCTCTTATGTCTGCTTCAgcatgaaaattgaaaattttttATAGTCCTTTAATCCTCTTAAGTACTACTAAAAAGAAGTCCTTAACAAAATAAGCTTTTAAGCTAACAACTccaatttaaaactgaaaattgtGTTCTGAAGGGTGTGACAGTTACTATTCACAATAATATATACATGTTAAACAATACATGCCAAGAATAATTTTGGACACCTTATGCCAAAATAAATGAGACAGCTTTCAGTGGAAAGAACCCAAGGAACTAGGTCAAATCTCATACTCTGCCACACATTTTAAGTATGAAATCTGAGACACTCAGCATATTTAGGTTTTTAACTGCCTCATTAGTTTGGCTACTGCTAATtcatctaaaaagaaaaatacttttaggTGCAACCTCTCCATCCTGcagtaaagacaaaaaaaagaaagttattcAAATTGTTTCATTATCATTATTAACATGCACTGGAAGCCCTGACAGTTTTGGACCCAGGTTTTCATTCACAAAAGAGAAATCAATTTGTTTTATAAGTGAcctatttaaatttaattagcCTTAGTATACCAATCTAAACATCAGAAGAAGCATCCACTGGACTTAATTCTTTAAGGCTTATCATTGTAAATACCACTTGCATTCTGTCATCATTTGAGACTACGAGCAGTCTCTAAAAAGTGCTTGAAATAACCATATTTTAACTACCTGCCTTCATTTCCTACATGGCAGCCACTTCTAATTCAAAGCCTCCAAACTATTCAGTTGGCTGCACTGGCACTGAAGTCATAGCAAGCAGCATTTCCTTCTGCCAGACCAGGACACAGCACGTGGAACCAATGAGCTTCCTTGGGGAATAAGCTCTCAGGAAGGTATAAACCTGCAAGTTTTAATTCTAGAGAGGTCAACTCTGACTGTCCAAGCAGTCCTTTGGTTCTAAGGAGCTACTCCACCAACAGGTACAGCCAGAACCAGCTGCACACTTGCTCTGCCCTCAGAGCCAACAAAGCATGGACTGGAAGACTTATTCTGGAAATTACTTTATGCATTTCAGACACCAGTTTGATCCTCGAGCATTACAGGCAATGTGGGTGTTATGCAGCAGCCAGAACTTGAACAGAACCACTATCCCaagctgcaaaaagaaaaataaattacagaagCTTTAAACAGGCCAAAAGAAAACGCTGTAGTAGCAATATGAGAAATATTATTTGACGTAACAAAGTCTTCAAAACTGCTTCAGTTTCTGAAAAATCACAACAGCAATTACTGAAAACTTCTTTATATTGTGATCCAGGAAATTATTGAAAATATACTCATTATGTGACTAATCCACCACTAATTTTATTCCTTCCTgatatttcagtttctttgtaGCCTCTCTCATAACAGACACTAATTAGTAACTACCCCTCAAAACACTAGGATACATCTGTGCTAACTGAAGTTAGAGAagtaaaataacaataaatatttatatcacTGTACTGCTGAAGGTGAGGGGATGTCATAGTTTAAGAAAATAACAATACAGATGAGGCCATAGATAGAGTTTTAACTTCACAGATGTTTAATTAGGGTCAGGGATTTGGTTTTTCAgttgaatattttgttttacttgatTGCAATAGTTACACCTGTGTAATCCTAAAACTGAATAATTATACTAGAGGTGCATCCTCCTTTATCTCAAGAATTTtgtaatataattaaaaataaagccacCAATGATTGCCTGACTCCATTTCAGAAGTGTGAAGCAGAAGGGCTCTTAAAAGTTTAGCATTCCTTAGTTTGCATTGCCTTGAGGGAAAATTTGTCTGCAGTTTGTAGGAGAAAGGCAGGACAGGAAACTTACTTTCTAATTAAATCCATTTTAAATAATATGGGTCAAATATCCAAACAGTTCAGAAACACACACTTTCTAGTATTAGTGTTATGGTACTCTTGCCAATACCTTAAATCTATCTCAATTAATAAAATGCAGTTCTAGGAAGAACATCTTTGCGCTATTTCAAGAAATCAAACCAGCTCAGgtattaattacattttataaaCACCTCAATTACTGAAACTCCGCGTTAGACAAGCGTAAGAAAGTTCATCAAATATAGCTGAAGtacatttgtaatttttatttttttttataactgcAAGTTATTTAcaagtttgttgttttttgtttgtttgtttttaccaTTTAACCGTTTTAACAAAGAAAGGGGTGTAGCTCTGGTcaggcattatttttttttaaacgaaCTACTTATAGAATATGCAAAAATTACTGCTGTAAGAAAACgcaggaaaacaagaaaaagaagctgctgaagcagcaaggagcagcagcacatgggAGGGTGTCGCTGCACCAGGGGCAGGCTCGGTGCGGGCACTGATGACTCTGCGGGTTCCCCGACCCGACTCCTCCGGGCGCCGCTTCCTCCTGCGCGGCGACAGCGCCGGGAGGAACCAGCGCCACAGAAACCACGGGGGGGAAGGTACATAAGGCGGCGAAAGGGTGAAGTATCAGGTACTTGTACGACTCCCGAAACTCACTTCACTTCTACAACTTCCCCCGCCACTAAACCGTCGGGGAGAAAACCCGACTAGAGAACGCCCAGCCCGGACACGTCCGAGCCGCGCTGCGCTGGCGGTACCGGGCAGGCCCAGCTCGGCTGGGCGGCGGCTCCCCGTACACAGCCCCCGCGCTCCTCACGGCCAGGGAGCCGCTGTGCACCGGGAGGCAgcggcagggcaggaggggaaggcagggaaggggcgAACCAACGCCGCGGAGCCGCCCCgttcccctgctcctgctcccgctcccgctcccgcccgcgGCGGCTCCagcgccccccccgcccccgccccgcactCACGTTCTCCGCCGGCAGCGCCCGGGCCTTCGCGCCGCGCCACGTGACCCAgggccgccccgccgggccgccAGGGGCGCTGTGCGCGAGGGGGGcgctgagggtgctgagggcGGGCCCGGCTCCGTCCCCCCTTGTTATCGGCCGGGCAGGCGGGGCCCAAAGCCGGGCAGCGAATGATAAGCGGGTGCTTTTCAATAAAGCCCCTCAGAAAGTGCCCGACTGCCCAGCTGGGAGGTTTAAGTTGCGCTTACTCTAGTAACGCCTGTAAAAATATCGGTTAGTGGTGCTGCGCGCCATTAAAATGCGTAATCAGGTTCCCTTTGAAAGCGTTCCACTGCAAGTGCGAAACAGTAGCTGGTTCTGTAAGTTTAATGGTTCGGGGACTTTTTTTCAAGTACAAAAAAGGCAACTAGATGAACACATCGCAGAGTCAATTAGgtcggaaaagacctctgagatcattgagtccaactatgacccaacaccaccacatcaaccagaccatggcaccgAGTGCCACGTCCAGGCTTTCCTTAAACACCCCCATgaccttcctgggcagcccattccaatgtctaatcctcctttctgtgaagaatttcttcttaacatccaacctaaacctccccctgACACAGCTGAAGACTATATTATAGTAGTACTCATGTAGAGTACTACTCACTGCTGTCACTAGTCGCTGCATTGTTCCCCAAATTTGACACAGATACCCAGACCGTGAGTTTTGTTATTAATACTCACTAGGGAATACACTGAGCAAATTATAAATGCCTAAAATAATTGGTTATCATAGAAATGCTGGCAAGCTGATGGTGCAAATATGTGACCAGAAATGAATCATGCAAACCCCATAGCCAAGGCTACATGTAAAAGGCCCTATTTTGCTGTCATTTATGTGGCACTTAGGTTTCACAGAACATTTTGGCAACTTGTACAAGTATGTCATAGAATTTATAAGAAAATTGCATTCTGCCCTTCCAAAAACAGCACACAGCTCAGCAGACTGGCAGGCATGAAAGGGGCTGAATTCCTAGAAACAGGGTGGAGATCAAGTTAAAGGAGCAGGCTTTGCCAAAACAAGCAACTTCAGCATAGTCCTCGCTTCCAAGGCTGAACAGAAGCCAAAAGAGGAGGGCAGACTCAGTGTGTGCCACCATTTAGACACGTTATCTTAAGCTTCTTAGTTTTGGCACATTTAGATCTGTTACCTCAATTAATGCTAATCATAATAATTCATAGAAATCACAGCACGTGGGAGTTAAAAATGCCTAAACTGATAGATTTTCTATCATACACAAGGTTTTCTACAGTTGGCACCATTTGCTGTAATAGCATACTCCATTTTCATGCAATATAATTCCAGTCTATAATTCTTAAAGATGCAGTATTTATTACCTGGGTACAGGTCCAGATCTAATTATTGGATGTGCAAGTCCTGAGGTTGTGGTTCTCTTCTGGGACCTAGAAGAAC containing:
- the RHBDD1 gene encoding rhomboid-related protein 4, with amino-acid sequence MQRRRERVNAGLLLLLYQISQVGLQNIPPVTLGVLALNVFLFLNPVRPLTEVCISVNEAIYKKNWQRLLLSPFHHADDWHLYYNMISMLWKGIMLEKKLKSVWFAYVIAVFSVLIGVVYVVLEFLLVKILDDPSYEMSCGVGFSGVLFALKVLNNHYNPGRVSTVLGLRLSSKYACWAELVAVHLIAPGTSFAGHLAGILVGLMYTKGPLKKIMKACAGGISFFTDPGRPRDYYSDYYGYYPGYQYRTPRNYYDYTGGLTEEEQLERAVLNSLNERDFGGATYTNEWRPYGFWFPPERSEEEMRRQRLRRFERR